The window CTCGTCACACCAGACGAACGGGGGCTTCTTTTTACACACCCTGCGCACCGCATCCGTCATAAATACAGTACACTAGAGCGATATGAAACATCCTATCTTCTGGCTTCGCATCGCGCTTGGTTGGCTTTTCGCATACGCAGGGATCGTGAAGATCATCAACCCCGCATGGAGTGCGGCGGGCTATTTGATGAGCGCAAAAACATTTTCCGGATTCTACGCATGGCTCGCAGGACCCAGCATGATCGGTATCACCAACCTCCTCAATGAGTGGGGCCTTTTGTTGGTTGGCCTCGGGCTTTTGAGCGGCGTGCTCGCCCGCCCCGCAGCATACGCAGGCGCACTCATGATGGTCCTCTACTACTTCCCTGTTCTCGATTTCCCTTACATTGGCGAACACTCCTTGTTAGTGGATGAGCACATCATCTACGCATTCGCACTCCTCCTCATCGCGCGAGCACCGTCGCTCGGCCCCATTCTACGCATCCCTAGACGCTCCTAACCATGCGCGTCCCCTCTTTTTCTCTCCAAGATCAGGATGGAGTCACTCACACCCCAGAAGAATGGATGGGCCAATGGCTGTTGATCTACGTTTACCCGAAAGATAACACGCCGGGATGCACGAAGGAGGCGTGCGCTATTCG of the Candidatus Paceibacterota bacterium genome contains:
- a CDS encoding DoxX family membrane protein, which encodes MKHPIFWLRIALGWLFAYAGIVKIINPAWSAAGYLMSAKTFSGFYAWLAGPSMIGITNLLNEWGLLLVGLGLLSGVLARPAAYAGALMMVLYYFPVLDFPYIGEHSLLVDEHIIYAFALLLIARAPSLGPILRIPRRS